The DNA segment GTAATATCAGAAAAATAGAGACAATCGTTCTCGGGGAGAGCTTTCCCTTATTCTTTGCAACAGTCAATATTTCTTGGGATTCTAAGAAACTTTCCGCTTTCGGTATTTCTGATTTTTCATCTTCCTTCCAGAAATCCAGATCCATATTGAGCGGTTCTTCTTTTGCATCAAGAAATACATTGAGAAAATCATCCAACTTCTGTTTTTCCAGCATCCGAAGAGTCCTCCATTTCCTTACGCTTTTCTTTGATTGCGCTGACAACATCATCGACCGTCACTGCCTCTGGAAAATATTGCCTCGCCATACGGTTTGCAGCTGTTGTGTAGAAACTATTTCCCGAAAAAAACTCTTTCGCATCTTTACAGGTAACAACATCTCCCTGAAAAAACAAACCCACACGATCCGCGTACTGTGCGCAAAACTCAACATCATGACTGATCATCAATACTGTAACTTTGTGTTTCGTAAGTGTCTTTAAGATATCCCCCAACTCTTTTTTATAATGATTATCAATGCCCTTTGTCGGTTCATCCATCAGTAGAATTCGGGGGCGCAGGAGAAGAATTTTAGCAAGTGCCAGTCTCTGCTGTTCGCCGCCGCTTAGATCATACGGATGACGGTTGAGAAGATCTTCAAGCTTAGTCAGGGAGACAATCCCCCTAATGGCATCCTCTTTTTTCATGTCAATGGAATATGCTTTACTTTTATTTTCCCTTTTCCCGTCGATCATCTCATAGAGATCTTCAAGGACTGTTTTCTTCAAAAACAAGCTCTGTGGATTCTGAGGCATAACGCCTAAAAAACCATGATAGAGTTCATCATCACTATATTTCTCGATGTCTCTGCCCTCCAACCAGATCTTGCCTCGGTAAGGGCTGCGAATTCTGGCAATCAGACTCATCGTTGTGCTCTTCCCAGTTCCATTTCCGCCTACCAGAGCAAATATCTCACCCTTTTTTATGTCCATGGATAATCCTTTCACCACATCCGGCAATGCCTTCTCATATCGAAACCAGACATCCTTGAGACGAATCTCTGGTACTTCTTTTTTTCTTAAGTGTTCCTTTTTTCTTTCTTTATCAGATGTTTGGTCTTCTCCTTTTTTTTCTTTCGTGCGATATCTCGTGCATTCTCCCAATTCCTTTTGAAGCCAGTGACGTCCCTGACTTACCGTCAGAGGACATTCGAACTTACTGGAAGCACCGGCATATATCTGCATCGGTGTTGGCATTGCCAGAAACATGTCATGTTTCATTCCCTTCAGCGATTTCCCTATTTTACCTGGTGATCCATGGGCGATGATTCTTCCTTCATCCATAACGTAAACCGAATCAGCCCATGGAATTACATCCTCCAGCCGATGTTCCGTCAGGATAACCGTCGTACCGATATCGCGATTGATTTTGCGAACAGTCTCAAGAAAATCGGAAGCCGCAATCGGATCAAGCTGAGAGGTGGGTTCGTCTAGAATTAACAGATTCGGATGCATCGCCATCACGGACGCGAGGTTCAGAAGCTGTTTTTGTCCGCCGGAGAGTTCCGATACATTTCTCAAAAACCAATCCTGAATTCCAAAGTAAGACGCCATCTCGGCGACGCGTAATCGGATCGTAGAGGTATCACACCCCAGACTCTCCATCCCAAATGC comes from the Blautia liquoris genome and includes:
- a CDS encoding ABC transporter ATP-binding protein, coding for MNCIRMKDFGFQYPKAEHAVLVDINMEVEEGSFTVLCGKSGCGKSTLLRQLKTVLAPQGVKKGSILYMGKELNKVDQRTQSAQIGYVLQNPDNQIVTDKVWHELAFGMESLGCDTSTIRLRVAEMASYFGIQDWFLRNVSELSGGQKQLLNLASVMAMHPNLLILDEPTSQLDPIAASDFLETVRKINRDIGTTVILTEHRLEDVIPWADSVYVMDEGRIIAHGSPGKIGKSLKGMKHDMFLAMPTPMQIYAGASSKFECPLTVSQGRHWLQKELGECTRYRTKEKKGEDQTSDKERKKEHLRKKEVPEIRLKDVWFRYEKALPDVVKGLSMDIKKGEIFALVGGNGTGKSTTMSLIARIRSPYRGKIWLEGRDIEKYSDDELYHGFLGVMPQNPQSLFLKKTVLEDLYEMIDGKRENKSKAYSIDMKKEDAIRGIVSLTKLEDLLNRHPYDLSGGEQQRLALAKILLLRPRILLMDEPTKGIDNHYKKELGDILKTLTKHKVTVLMISHDVEFCAQYADRVGLFFQGDVVTCKDAKEFFSGNSFYTTAANRMARQYFPEAVTVDDVVSAIKEKRKEMEDSSDAGKTEVG